The nucleotide window TGTGATGGACGAGGAGTTGCAGGCCCGGCTTATTAAAGATTCATGGGTATGCATTTCTTCAGACGGGTCCCCCACCATGCACCATCCCCGGGGGTATGGGTCGTTTGCAAAGATCATAAGGCATTATGTGAACGAGGCGCACGAACTGGAATTGGCAGACGCCATTCGAAAAATGACATCGCTCCCGGCAGCCATTATAGGGCTTAAAAAGCGTGGGGAGGTGAAAGTGGGCTACAAGGCCGACCTGCTGGTATTCGATCCTGCCAAAGTGAAGGACAAGGCCACCTACGAAGCCCCTCACCAATTTGCGGAAGGGTTTGAGTATGTGTTCGTCAATGGCCGCCTGGCCAAGTCCCCGGATGGAAACGCACCTACGAGGTTTGGGCATTTCCTCCGCAAAAGGTAGCCCGTTTTGTCAAGCCATTGCCCCGCTCAGGCACTTTAAAATTGAAAAGCAGTGTATGGATGGAATTGAAATAGGGCCATGACGATAAGAAAGGCAACCTTGGCCGACCTGCCGCCCCTGGCCGGCCTGTTCGACCAGTACAGGGTGTTTTACAAAAAAAAGCCCGACAGGGAGGCGGCACAATCCTTTCTGAAGGACCGGATAGTGAAAAACGAGTCCGAGGTTTTTGTTTCTTTTAATGACAAAGGCGTGATGACCGGGTTTGTCCAGCTCTACCCGCTGTATTCCTCCACCCGGATGATGCGGCTTTGGCTGTTGAATGATTTGTTCGTGCATGCCGACCATCGGGGCATGGGGTTTTCGATAGGGTTGATCGAAAGGGCAAAAACCCTATGCAGGGAGACGGGGGCGTGCGGCATGATGTTGGAGACGGAAAAATCAAATGGCGTGGGGAACAGGCTATACCCC belongs to Flammeovirgaceae bacterium and includes:
- a CDS encoding GNAT family N-acetyltransferase, with the translated sequence MTIRKATLADLPPLAGLFDQYRVFYKKKPDREAAQSFLKDRIVKNESEVFVSFNDKGVMTGFVQLYPLYSSTRMMRLWLLNDLFVHADHRGMGFSIGLIERAKTLCRETGACGMMLETEKSNGVGNRLYPKTGFVLDAGHNYYEWSVAPSEEKN